One part of the Marinobacterium rhizophilum genome encodes these proteins:
- the fis gene encoding DNA-binding transcriptional regulator Fis, which yields MDIKELKQPTLATQQPQDTRTQTLRDNVHQSLTHYFKQLDGQPVTDVYQMVLAEVEAPLFETVMAYTKDNQTKASQLLGLNRGTLRKKLKQYGLL from the coding sequence GTGGATATTAAAGAACTTAAACAGCCGACACTTGCCACGCAACAGCCACAGGACACGCGCACCCAAACGCTGCGTGACAATGTGCACCAGTCTCTGACGCACTACTTCAAGCAGCTGGACGGTCAGCCGGTTACCGACGTCTACCAGATGGTTCTGGCAGAAGTCGAAGCGCCGCTGTTCGAAACCGTGATGGCCTATACCAAGGACAACCAGACCAAGGCGTCACAGCTGCTGGGTCTGAACCGCGGTACCTTGCGCAAGAAACTGAAGCAGTACGGACTGCTGTAA
- the dusB gene encoding tRNA dihydrouridine synthase DusB, giving the protein MFRIGPYTIDSQVILAPMAGVTDRPFRQLCRRLGAGMVVSEMVTSDTRLWNSRKSIMRLNHAGEPEPRSVQIAGGDPEMMAQAARMNVERGAQIIDINMGCPAKKVCNKAAGSALLQDEPLVRSILHAVVGAVDVPVTLKIRTGWDTSNRNGLNVAKIAEDAGISALAVHGRTRACSYKGEVEYDTIRDIKQAVSLPIFANGDIRSPEQARRVLDYTGADAVMIGRAAQGRPWVLREIDHFLRFGRTLEAPSLAEIKGILLEHVQGLHQFYGDYMGVRIARKHVGWYLQAEQGGSCFRQAFNQLETADDQFAAIDDFFAQWAQSGTAA; this is encoded by the coding sequence ATGTTCCGAATCGGCCCCTACACCATTGACAGCCAGGTAATTCTGGCACCAATGGCAGGTGTTACCGACAGACCCTTTCGTCAGCTCTGCCGACGACTCGGTGCCGGCATGGTTGTGTCCGAAATGGTGACCTCCGATACAAGGCTATGGAACAGCCGCAAGTCCATCATGCGCCTCAATCATGCCGGTGAGCCCGAACCCCGTTCGGTACAGATTGCCGGTGGCGACCCTGAGATGATGGCCCAGGCAGCACGCATGAACGTCGAGCGTGGTGCCCAGATCATCGATATCAACATGGGCTGCCCAGCCAAAAAGGTCTGCAACAAGGCGGCGGGCTCCGCCCTGTTGCAGGATGAACCCCTGGTGCGCAGCATTCTGCACGCCGTGGTTGGCGCCGTTGATGTCCCCGTCACACTGAAGATCCGTACCGGCTGGGATACCAGCAACCGCAACGGACTCAATGTGGCGAAGATCGCGGAAGATGCAGGTATCAGCGCCCTGGCCGTGCACGGCAGAACACGCGCCTGCAGCTACAAGGGCGAGGTCGAATACGACACCATCAGAGACATCAAGCAGGCCGTATCACTGCCAATATTCGCCAATGGCGACATTCGCAGCCCGGAACAGGCCCGCAGGGTGCTGGACTATACCGGTGCCGATGCCGTGATGATCGGCCGCGCTGCCCAGGGTCGCCCCTGGGTATTGCGCGAGATCGATCATTTCCTGCGCTTCGGGCGCACGCTTGAGGCGCCGAGCCTGGCTGAAATCAAGGGAATTCTGCTCGAGCATGTGCAGGGACTACACCAGTTCTATGGTGACTACATGGGTGTGCGCATCGCGCGCAAGCATGTGGGCTGGTACCTGCAGGCCGAACAGGGTGGCAGTTGCTTTAGACAAGCATTCAATCAGTTGGAAACAGCAGACGACCAGTTCGCCGCTATCGACGACTTTTTTGCCCAGTGGGCACAAAGCGGCACAGCGGCCTGA
- the purH gene encoding bifunctional phosphoribosylaminoimidazolecarboxamide formyltransferase/IMP cyclohydrolase, whose protein sequence is MAEQHSTQVRRALISVSDKTGIVEFARALAAQGVEILSTGGTFKLLREQNINAVEVSDHTGFPEMMDGRVKTLHPKIHGGILGRRGVDDGVMQDHGIAPIDMVVVNLYPFAQTIARADCDLPMAIENIDIGGPTMVRSAAKNHKDVAIVVNSSDYDSILAELTDAGGLSHRTRFDLAVKAFEHTAAYDGMIANYLGAIVDGTEEAPAEFPRTFNTQFIKAQDMRYGENPHQKAAFYVEANPADVGIATARQLQGKELSYNNVADTDAALECVKSFVKPACVIVKHANPCGVGVSPEGGIRQAYELAYATDTESAFGGIIAFNRELDADTAQAIVDRQFVEVIIAPSVSQEARAVVAAKANVRLLECGQWSAERVTDLDYKRVNGGLLVQSRDTGMIAASDLKIVTQRAPSEAEVHDLIFAWKVAKFVKSNAIVYAKNRQTIGVGAGQMSRVNSARIAGIKAEHAGLQVEGAVMASDAFFPFRDGIDNAARAGITAVIQPGGSMRDDEVIKAADEAGIAMVFTGMRHFRH, encoded by the coding sequence ATGGCAGAGCAACACAGCACCCAGGTTCGCCGCGCACTGATCAGCGTGTCGGACAAGACCGGCATCGTCGAGTTTGCACGGGCCCTCGCGGCCCAGGGCGTCGAAATCCTCTCCACCGGCGGCACTTTCAAGCTGCTGCGCGAGCAGAACATCAACGCCGTTGAAGTCTCCGACCACACCGGCTTTCCCGAAATGATGGACGGGCGCGTCAAGACCCTGCACCCGAAAATCCACGGCGGCATTCTGGGCCGTCGCGGCGTCGATGACGGCGTGATGCAGGACCATGGCATCGCACCGATCGACATGGTGGTGGTGAACCTCTACCCCTTCGCCCAGACCATTGCTCGGGCGGATTGCGATCTGCCGATGGCGATCGAGAACATCGATATCGGCGGCCCCACCATGGTGCGTTCTGCCGCCAAGAACCACAAGGATGTCGCCATCGTCGTCAATTCCAGCGATTACGACAGCATCCTGGCCGAATTGACTGACGCCGGCGGCCTGAGCCACAGGACCCGCTTCGACCTGGCCGTGAAGGCGTTCGAACACACCGCCGCCTACGACGGCATGATTGCCAACTACCTGGGCGCCATCGTCGATGGCACCGAAGAGGCGCCGGCCGAGTTCCCGCGTACCTTCAATACCCAGTTCATCAAGGCGCAGGACATGCGCTACGGCGAGAACCCGCACCAGAAAGCGGCGTTCTACGTTGAAGCCAACCCGGCGGACGTGGGTATCGCCACCGCACGCCAGCTGCAGGGCAAGGAATTGTCCTACAACAACGTCGCGGATACCGATGCTGCCCTTGAGTGCGTCAAGAGCTTCGTCAAGCCGGCCTGCGTTATCGTCAAGCACGCCAACCCCTGCGGTGTGGGCGTCAGCCCTGAAGGCGGCATTCGCCAGGCCTACGAGCTGGCCTACGCCACCGATACCGAGTCGGCCTTTGGCGGCATTATTGCCTTCAACCGCGAACTCGATGCCGACACGGCCCAGGCGATCGTGGATCGTCAGTTCGTTGAAGTCATCATTGCTCCGAGCGTCAGCCAGGAAGCCCGCGCCGTGGTTGCGGCCAAGGCCAATGTGCGCCTGCTGGAATGCGGCCAGTGGTCTGCCGAGCGCGTGACCGACCTGGACTACAAGCGCGTCAACGGTGGCCTGCTGGTACAGAGCCGTGACACCGGCATGATCGCCGCCTCCGATCTCAAGATCGTGACCCAGCGCGCGCCCAGCGAAGCCGAAGTCCACGACCTGATCTTCGCCTGGAAAGTGGCCAAGTTCGTCAAGTCCAATGCCATTGTCTACGCCAAGAACCGCCAGACCATCGGTGTCGGCGCCGGCCAGATGAGCCGCGTCAACTCCGCCCGTATCGCCGGCATCAAGGCGGAACACGCCGGGCTGCAGGTCGAGGGCGCCGTGATGGCATCCGATGCCTTCTTCCCGTTCCGCGATGGCATCGACAACGCGGCCAGGGCCGGTATCACCGCGGTGATCCAGCCCGGCGGTTCCATGCGCGATGACGAAGTGATCAAGGCGGCCGATGAAGCCGGTATCGCCATGGTCTTCACCGGCATGCGTCACTTCCGCCACTAA
- a CDS encoding zinc-ribbon and DUF3426 domain-containing protein: MNGGIVTECPECETRFNVSEGQLKLADGKVRCGACLRVFDAKSHQPYSEQLQPPAENAVAQRPTPQQEYSLHVRYAQTSDRTPAQTRTSTGALSTDSPPFDPDAPLEVSSATETPRQHKDGHSPAAPSAPIAIASFLRTPAQHATPEERPERMSEQPPVEQPAVVPVPPPVGKPAQKDTAEPATTQDPAPERDEPAAHRTLAKPGSRTESQTAAAEPVEDVTAAPMPVETGVTQAPPASDRPHPLPVAEHPPAQPAMPGAQPEPPPAPQPQGLAALQDLHAEPLELAHPATPAAPGAVLGWSLGCLAACVLLASQLAWFNRIEWSRQPALAEFYDILCHQVECAIPPHQAIEFIHNRQLVVRAHPRFEDALSIDLLLENTADFRQPFPAIELSFSDIRGRTVARRILQPRDYLDDALDPLKMAHSQPFQVNLAIQDPGRRAVSYEVQLAPARL, translated from the coding sequence ATGAATGGCGGTATCGTCACCGAATGTCCGGAGTGTGAAACACGCTTCAATGTCAGTGAAGGCCAGCTCAAGCTGGCCGACGGCAAGGTCCGGTGCGGTGCCTGCCTGCGGGTATTCGATGCCAAAAGCCACCAGCCCTACTCCGAACAGCTGCAACCGCCGGCCGAAAATGCCGTCGCGCAGCGCCCCACGCCGCAGCAGGAATACTCCCTGCACGTGCGCTATGCCCAGACGTCGGACAGAACCCCCGCCCAGACGCGGACTAGCACCGGCGCGCTGAGCACCGACTCGCCGCCATTCGATCCCGATGCGCCACTTGAAGTCAGCAGCGCCACCGAGACCCCGCGGCAGCACAAGGACGGGCACAGTCCTGCTGCGCCCTCGGCACCCATTGCGATCGCCAGCTTTCTGCGCACGCCCGCACAGCACGCCACCCCCGAAGAGCGGCCCGAGCGAATGTCGGAACAGCCTCCTGTCGAGCAGCCAGCGGTAGTGCCTGTACCGCCTCCTGTCGGTAAACCCGCCCAGAAAGACACCGCAGAGCCTGCGACAACGCAAGACCCCGCCCCTGAGCGCGACGAACCGGCAGCGCACAGGACTCTCGCCAAACCAGGCTCCAGGACTGAATCTCAGACAGCTGCCGCTGAACCGGTGGAGGATGTGACGGCTGCGCCCATGCCGGTCGAAACTGGTGTCACGCAGGCGCCGCCGGCTTCCGATAGGCCGCATCCCCTGCCTGTCGCCGAGCATCCGCCGGCACAACCGGCCATGCCAGGTGCGCAACCTGAACCGCCACCGGCGCCACAGCCCCAGGGGCTGGCCGCACTGCAGGACCTGCATGCCGAACCGCTTGAACTTGCGCATCCAGCAACACCCGCGGCACCTGGCGCAGTGCTCGGCTGGAGCCTTGGCTGCCTTGCCGCCTGCGTACTGCTGGCATCCCAGCTGGCCTGGTTTAACCGCATTGAGTGGTCCCGCCAGCCGGCGCTGGCCGAATTCTATGACATTCTGTGCCACCAGGTTGAGTGCGCCATACCGCCGCACCAGGCCATTGAGTTCATTCACAACCGCCAGCTGGTTGTGCGCGCGCACCCCCGTTTCGAGGATGCGCTGAGCATCGATCTGCTGCTGGAAAACACGGCGGATTTCCGCCAGCCCTTCCCCGCCATCGAGCTCAGTTTTTCTGACATTCGCGGCCGCACCGTCGCCCGCCGCATACTGCAACCGCGAGACTATCTCGACGACGCACTGGATCCGCTGAAGATGGCGCATTCACAGCCCTTCCAGGTCAACCTGGCCATTCAGGACCCGGGCCGGCGGGCGGTCAGCTACGAGGTTCAGCTAGCACCAGCCCGACTCTAG